Proteins encoded in a region of the Triticum dicoccoides isolate Atlit2015 ecotype Zavitan chromosome 3A, WEW_v2.0, whole genome shotgun sequence genome:
- the LOC119270060 gene encoding 26S proteasome regulatory subunit 6A homolog codes for MSSSPTPAPDAGAAAMAVDDSSETDQLDSMSTEDIVRATRLLDNEVRVLKDELQRNNLELENVKDKIKENQEKIKLNKQLPYLVGNIVEILEMNPEDEAEEDGANIDLDSQRKGKCVVLKTSTRQTIFLPVIGLVDPDNLKPGDLVGVNKDSYLILDTLPSEYDSRVKAMEVDEKPTEDYNDIGGLEKEIQELVEAIVLPMTHKEQFQKLGIRPPKGVLLYGPPGTGKTLMARACAAQTNATFLKLAGPQLVQMFIGDGAKLVRDAFELAKEKAPCIIFIDEIDAIGTKRFDSEVSGDREVQRTMLELLNQLDGFSSDERIKVIAATNRADILDPALLRSGRLDRKIEFPHPTEEARARILQIHSRKMNVHPDVNFEELARSTDDFNGAQLKAVCVEAGMLALRRDATEVIHEDFNEGIIQVQAKKKSSLNYYA; via the exons ATGTCGTCCTCCCCTACCCCCGCGCCAGACGCCGGCGCCGCCGCGATGGCCGTCGACGACTCGTCGGAGACCGACCAGCTCGACTCCATGTCCACGGAGGACATCGTCCGGGCCACCCGCCTCCTCGACAACGAGGTCCGCGTCCTCAAG GACGAGCTGCAGCGGAACAACCTGGAGCTCGAGAACGTCAAGGACAAGATCAAGGAGAACCAAGAGAAGATAAAGCTCAACAAGCAGCTGCCCTACCTCGTCGGCAACATCGTCGAG ATATTGGAAATGAACCCTGAAGATGAGGCTGAAGAGGATGGCGCTAATATAGATCTGGACTCACagaggaaaggaaaatgtgttgttCTTAAGACATCCACAAGACAG ACTATATTCCTTCCTGTGATCGGGCTAGTTGACCCTGATAACCTCAAGCCTGGTGATTTGGTTGGAGTCAACAAGGACAGCTACTTGATATTAGACACGCTACCTTCGGAGTATGACTCTCGAGTAAAGGCAATGGAGGTAGATGAAAAGCCTACGGAGGATTATAATGACATTGGTGGCCTTGAGAAAGAG ATTCAGGAACTTGTTGAAGCTATAGTGTTGCCAATGACACACAAGGAGCAATTTCAGAAGTTGGGAATCCGTCCCCCGAAAGGAGTTCTCTTATATGGACCACCTGGGACGGGAAAGACGTTGATGGCTCGTGCATGTGCTGCACAAACCAATGCAACCTTTCTGAAACTTGCTGGTCCGCAGCTAGTCCAG ATGTTCATCGGTGACGGGGCAAAGCTTGTCCGAGATGCCTTTGAGCTGGCAAAGGAGAAGGCCCCCTGCATCATTTTTATTGATGAGATTGATGCAATTGGAACAAAGCGTTTTGACAG TGAAGTGAGTGGTGACAGAGAAGTGCAACGAACTATGTTGGAGTTGCTGAATCAGCTAGATGGATTTAGCAGTGATGAGAGGATAAAG GTGATAGCTGCAACCAATCGTGCAGATATTCTCGATCCTGCTTTACTCCGTTCTGGTCGCCTGGACAGAAAGATTGAGTTCCCTCATCCGACGGAAGAAGCAAGAGCTCGGATTTTGCAA ATTCACTCAAGAAAGATGAACGTACATCCTGATGTCAACTTTGAGGAGCTGGCTCGTTCAACTGATGATTTCAACGGTGCACAGCTGAAGGCTGTTTGTGTGGAAGCTGGCATGCTTGCTCTACGCAGGGACGCTACAGAG gTGATCCATGAAGATTTCAACGAAGGCATTATCCAAGTGCAAGCAAAGAAGAAGTCCAGCTTGAATTATTACGCTTAG